A genomic window from Microbacterium sp. ET2 includes:
- a CDS encoding DUF6286 domain-containing protein encodes MTDRALSRVVRRETHSPRTVAMFVAVILLILALIYVGVELVLSLLAQPALVAAPGAIAQWLLALPGDQPTPLVIVGGAVVALLGLVFVILAVTPGRLSKHELTFDGSERAVVVDNGVIASAVAQKVSADSGVARDRVTVGVAHRTVDVTVRPDPGVELEREGVRQAAAEALALYRLVPRVTVRARIEQARQEEVFR; translated from the coding sequence ATGACCGATCGGGCGCTGTCGCGCGTCGTGCGTCGTGAGACGCACTCGCCGCGCACCGTGGCGATGTTCGTCGCGGTCATCCTGCTGATCCTCGCGCTGATCTATGTCGGTGTGGAACTGGTGCTGTCACTGCTCGCTCAGCCGGCGCTCGTCGCCGCACCGGGTGCGATCGCGCAGTGGCTGCTGGCCCTCCCGGGTGACCAGCCCACCCCGCTGGTGATCGTCGGCGGCGCCGTCGTGGCCCTCCTGGGCCTGGTGTTCGTCATCCTCGCCGTCACCCCGGGACGGCTGTCCAAGCACGAGCTCACCTTCGACGGGTCCGAGCGTGCCGTCGTCGTCGACAACGGCGTGATCGCCTCCGCCGTGGCCCAGAAGGTCAGCGCCGATTCCGGCGTCGCCCGCGACCGCGTGACCGTCGGGGTCGCGCACCGCACCGTCGATGTGACCGTTCGCCCCGATCCAGGGGTGGAACTCGAGCGCGAGGGCGTCCGTCAGGCGGCCGCCGAGGCGCTCGCGCTCTACCGCCTCGTGCCCCGCGTCACGGTGCGGGCGCGTATCGAGCAGGCAAGGCAGGAGGAGGTTTTCCGATGA
- a CDS encoding transketolase family protein has translation MPVTFTFGEFLGARSVIGSTLAELGEERENLFVLTPDIGATLVEFRDRFPDRFIDVGLAEQACVGIAAGLAYDGNIPVVSGMLPFLSMRALEQIRTDICYPNLPVKIIGTHGGLVGNGGSTHYAVEDLALMSALTNMTVTSIGDPLMVGEIIRQSMSMPGPLYIRLAVGKKDMVLYEPGQHDIRIGKGIIAREGTDLTLFTHGTTVAQALTAAEQVAEAGISVRVVDMFTLKPIDEELILDSAERTGGRFVVLEDHLAYGGLASRISDVIADRRLHLSAFERLGIPQVYAGFGEDEQLRDKHGYGLSATVAAIRRAHAA, from the coding sequence ATGCCCGTCACCTTCACCTTCGGTGAATTCCTCGGAGCCCGATCGGTCATCGGCTCGACCCTGGCGGAGCTGGGGGAGGAGCGCGAGAACCTCTTCGTGCTCACCCCCGACATCGGGGCGACCCTTGTGGAGTTCCGCGACCGCTTCCCCGACCGCTTCATCGACGTGGGGTTGGCCGAGCAGGCGTGCGTGGGGATCGCGGCGGGGTTGGCCTACGACGGCAACATCCCCGTGGTCTCGGGCATGCTGCCCTTCCTCAGCATGCGGGCGCTGGAGCAGATCCGCACCGACATCTGCTATCCGAACCTGCCGGTGAAGATCATCGGCACCCACGGCGGTCTCGTCGGCAACGGCGGGTCGACCCACTACGCCGTCGAAGACCTTGCCCTGATGTCGGCGCTGACCAATATGACGGTCACCTCGATCGGCGACCCACTGATGGTCGGCGAGATCATCCGGCAGTCGATGAGCATGCCCGGTCCGCTCTACATCCGCCTCGCAGTCGGCAAGAAGGACATGGTCCTCTACGAACCCGGCCAGCACGACATCCGCATCGGCAAGGGCATCATCGCCCGCGAGGGCACCGACCTCACTCTGTTCACCCACGGCACCACCGTCGCGCAGGCCCTCACCGCCGCCGAGCAGGTCGCCGAGGCGGGGATCTCGGTGCGGGTGGTGGACATGTTCACGCTGAAGCCGATCGACGAAGAGCTGATCCTCGACTCCGCCGAACGGACGGGAGGCCGGTTCGTCGTGCTCGAGGACCACCTCGCCTACGGCGGGCTTGCCAGCCGCATCTCCGACGTCATCGCCGACCGCCGCCTGCACCTGTCCGCCTTCGAGCGGCTCGGCATCCCGCAGGTCTACGCCGGGTTCGGCGAAGACGAGCAACTGCGCGACAAGCACGGCTACGGCCTCTCGGCCACGGTCGCCGCCATCCGCCGGGCTCACGCGGCCTGA
- a CDS encoding Asp23/Gls24 family envelope stress response protein, which yields MSEDDRVVLDCGKTIEELSEYLDAGRAPHDPDIETCPECLNALDALERVGALSRDLVADDATRLPPPPDSWFDALFATIQSELTSGRSFPIHHPDPRVKITVSEGAVRTLLRATGDALDGVVVGRTQIVGDAEIPGAPVEIDISASVAYGEPFAAVAGTLRSLVYDALTRHTELNVAAVNVTVEDVHGSPSSKEKR from the coding sequence ATGAGCGAGGACGATCGGGTGGTTCTCGACTGCGGAAAGACCATCGAGGAACTCAGCGAGTACCTCGATGCCGGGCGCGCGCCCCACGACCCCGACATCGAGACCTGCCCCGAGTGTCTGAACGCCCTCGACGCGCTCGAGCGGGTCGGTGCGCTGTCGCGCGACCTCGTCGCCGACGATGCCACCCGCCTCCCTCCGCCGCCCGACAGCTGGTTCGACGCCCTCTTCGCGACGATCCAGTCGGAGCTGACGTCCGGACGCAGCTTCCCCATCCACCACCCCGATCCACGGGTGAAGATCACTGTCTCCGAGGGGGCCGTGCGGACGCTCCTGCGCGCGACCGGCGACGCGCTGGACGGCGTGGTGGTGGGGCGCACGCAGATCGTCGGCGACGCCGAGATCCCCGGCGCCCCCGTGGAGATCGACATCAGCGCCTCGGTGGCCTACGGCGAGCCGTTCGCCGCTGTCGCCGGCACCCTCCGTTCCCTCGTCTACGACGCCCTCACCCGCCACACCGAGCTGAACGTCGCCGCCGTGAACGTCACAGTGGAGGATGTGCACGGGAGCCCTTCCTCGAAGGAGAAGCGATGA
- a CDS encoding transketolase, whose protein sequence is MSSPTLTAGREHSVAELEDLAFELRSKLLQLCGTYEGAVHIGGDLSAADILTVLFSYGLRVDPSDIAAPERDRFVLSKGHAAVCMYIAMAIRGFFEYDDIVATYGQLDSAYGMHPCKVQLPGVECSTGSLGHGLPLAVGMALGARHRGETHRVVTLLGDGETGEGSVWEAVMAARSNRLGNLVVFIDRNKQLMTSFAEERVMFEPYPDKWRAFGWNVVEVDGHDMAELVAAVDALPDPASEVPTVVICNTVKGKGVDFMEHNLAWHAGSLGAADLERALAALEASRAKESV, encoded by the coding sequence GTGAGTTCGCCGACCCTGACAGCCGGTCGAGAGCACAGCGTGGCTGAGCTGGAAGACCTCGCGTTCGAGCTGCGATCGAAGCTCCTGCAGCTGTGCGGCACCTACGAGGGCGCCGTCCACATCGGTGGAGACCTCTCCGCCGCCGACATCCTGACCGTGCTCTTCAGCTACGGACTGCGTGTGGACCCGTCCGACATCGCCGCTCCCGAGCGCGACCGGTTCGTGCTCAGCAAGGGCCACGCCGCGGTCTGCATGTACATCGCCATGGCGATCCGCGGCTTCTTCGAGTACGACGACATCGTCGCCACGTACGGTCAGCTCGACAGCGCCTACGGCATGCACCCGTGCAAGGTGCAGCTGCCGGGCGTGGAGTGCTCCACCGGGTCGCTGGGTCACGGTCTGCCGCTGGCGGTCGGGATGGCGCTGGGCGCCCGTCATCGGGGAGAGACGCACCGCGTGGTGACCCTGCTGGGTGACGGCGAGACCGGCGAGGGATCGGTGTGGGAGGCGGTGATGGCCGCGCGCAGCAATCGCCTGGGGAACCTCGTGGTCTTCATCGACCGCAACAAGCAGCTCATGACGAGCTTCGCCGAGGAGCGGGTGATGTTCGAGCCCTACCCCGACAAGTGGCGCGCGTTCGGCTGGAACGTCGTCGAGGTCGACGGCCACGACATGGCCGAGCTCGTCGCGGCGGTCGATGCACTCCCCGATCCCGCCAGCGAGGTGCCGACCGTGGTCATCTGCAACACCGTCAAGGGCAAGGGCGTGGACTTCATGGAGCACAACCTCGCCTGGCACGCCGGCTCGCTCGGCGCCGCCGATCTGGAGCGCGCGCTCGCCGCGCTCGAGGCATCCCGCGCGAAGGAGAGTGTCTGA
- a CDS encoding RNA polymerase sigma factor, which yields MSETLVEASDAILVARSLDQDTVAFGELVRRHSGLMRAYVIRMVGSRSEADDVVQEAFVTAWRQLPSLRDHSAVRAWLMRIASREASAYLRRRPKDADIADFDAPHSADTQPENVAMRHAQLTALSAALDTLPSDQRRCWLLREVAEPSYDEIADEMQMPVSTVRGTLARARARITAQMEGWR from the coding sequence GTGAGCGAAACGCTCGTCGAGGCGTCAGACGCGATCCTCGTCGCGCGCTCGCTCGATCAGGACACCGTCGCCTTCGGTGAGCTCGTACGGCGCCACTCGGGCCTCATGCGCGCCTACGTCATCCGGATGGTGGGATCCCGCAGCGAAGCCGACGACGTGGTGCAGGAGGCGTTCGTCACCGCCTGGCGCCAGCTGCCGAGCCTTCGCGACCATTCGGCCGTACGGGCCTGGCTCATGCGGATCGCCAGCCGCGAAGCATCCGCATATCTGCGCCGTCGCCCCAAAGACGCCGACATCGCCGATTTCGATGCGCCGCACAGCGCCGACACCCAACCCGAGAACGTCGCGATGCGGCACGCGCAGCTGACCGCGCTGTCGGCTGCGCTCGACACACTGCCCTCCGATCAGCGACGATGTTGGCTACTGCGCGAGGTCGCCGAGCCCAGCTACGACGAGATCGCCGACGAGATGCAGATGCCGGTGAGTACCGTGCGGGGCACCCTCGCCCGCGCGAGAGCGCGGATCACCGCGCAGATGGAGGGATGGCGATGA
- a CDS encoding MarR family winged helix-turn-helix transcriptional regulator, which yields MTSAPTTATDAAVTGDIVADPLETVIDPDEFTPRLLALLSNALVYRESHELRRQFKLGTNEWRVISALSMRPGMSATEVCEFLGMNKSVVSRSVTRLQLRKLIVLSDGPRGSRPLYLTRAGAQMHDKMLPVSLRGQEIITEGLGATEVAALNEVLRGMLLRIRSDAALQGAPGSPSQYPID from the coding sequence ATGACCTCCGCACCGACAACCGCCACCGACGCGGCGGTGACCGGCGACATCGTCGCCGATCCGCTCGAGACGGTCATCGACCCCGACGAGTTCACCCCGCGCCTGCTCGCCCTGCTCTCCAATGCGCTGGTCTACCGCGAGTCCCACGAGCTTCGGCGCCAGTTCAAGCTCGGCACGAACGAGTGGCGGGTCATCTCCGCACTCTCCATGCGGCCCGGCATGTCAGCGACGGAGGTGTGCGAGTTCCTGGGGATGAACAAGTCCGTCGTGTCGCGCTCGGTGACGAGGCTGCAGCTGCGCAAGCTCATCGTCCTCAGCGATGGGCCCCGCGGTTCCCGCCCTCTCTACCTCACCCGCGCCGGCGCGCAGATGCACGACAAGATGCTGCCCGTGTCGCTTCGGGGGCAGGAGATCATCACCGAGGGGCTCGGGGCGACCGAGGTCGCGGCCCTCAACGAGGTGCTGCGGGGCATGCTCCTGCGGATCCGCAGCGACGCCGCACTGCAGGGCGCCCCCGGGTCGCCGAGTCAGTACCCCATCGACTGA
- a CDS encoding DUF2273 domain-containing protein has protein sequence MSATTTGVLVGAVLAFAALLFGFWGFLLVALFMAIGAGVARVASGQLDLRAVAGAFSGRRTS, from the coding sequence ATGAGTGCCACGACGACCGGAGTCCTCGTCGGCGCCGTTCTCGCCTTCGCGGCGCTCCTGTTCGGGTTCTGGGGATTCCTCCTCGTCGCCCTGTTCATGGCGATCGGCGCAGGGGTCGCGCGCGTGGCGTCGGGCCAGCTCGACCTGCGCGCCGTCGCCGGAGCCTTCAGCGGGAGGCGGACGTCATGA
- a CDS encoding zf-TFIIB domain-containing protein, whose protein sequence is MTVPDDVDDLGGLDALAQPACPECGTALRDIRRGYRCPACALVFLPDLSPHTAGDDAQLMRPTSTDTVAPAGS, encoded by the coding sequence ATGACCGTGCCCGACGACGTGGACGACCTGGGCGGCCTGGACGCCCTCGCCCAGCCGGCGTGTCCGGAATGCGGCACGGCGCTCCGCGACATCCGCCGGGGGTACCGCTGTCCGGCGTGCGCGCTGGTGTTCCTTCCCGACCTGTCCCCGCACACTGCCGGGGACGACGCTCAGCTGATGCGGCCGACGTCCACCGACACCGTGGCCCCGGCGGGAAGCTGA
- a CDS encoding CsbD family protein, with protein MGLDDKIKNAAQEIAGKAKEVIGNATDNDKLAAEGQADQSKANLKQAGEDVKDAFKK; from the coding sequence ATGGGACTCGACGACAAGATCAAGAACGCCGCTCAGGAGATCGCCGGCAAGGCCAAGGAGGTCATCGGCAACGCGACCGACAACGACAAGCTCGCTGCCGAGGGTCAGGCCGACCAGTCCAAGGCCAACCTCAAACAGGCCGGCGAGGACGTCAAGGACGCCTTCAAGAAGTAA
- a CDS encoding CsbD family protein has product MGLDDKIKNAAEEATGKAKEAFGKTTDNERLEAEGKGDQSKANVKQAGENVKDAFK; this is encoded by the coding sequence ATGGGACTCGACGACAAGATCAAGAATGCCGCCGAAGAAGCCACGGGCAAGGCCAAGGAGGCCTTCGGCAAGACGACCGACAACGAGCGTCTCGAAGCCGAGGGCAAGGGCGACCAGTCCAAGGCCAACGTCAAGCAGGCCGGCGAAAACGTCAAGGACGCTTTCAAGTAA
- a CDS encoding Asp23/Gls24 family envelope stress response protein: protein MATSDQTPTTPAAPAAPKVASRVDRSVSSSLPAADGNAGGRTVIADGVVAKVAGIAAREVSGVYALGGGASRAFGAIRDAINATDLTQGVKVEVGETQAAADLTIVVEYPAPIQEVASSVRNAVAAAITRLVGLEVVEVNVEVNDVHLPGDDDDSAEESRVA from the coding sequence ATGGCCACTTCGGACCAGACCCCCACCACGCCCGCCGCTCCCGCCGCGCCCAAGGTCGCGTCGCGCGTCGACCGCTCGGTCTCGAGCTCGCTCCCTGCCGCGGACGGCAACGCCGGCGGCCGCACGGTGATCGCGGACGGCGTGGTCGCCAAGGTGGCCGGCATCGCTGCTCGCGAGGTGTCAGGTGTCTACGCCCTCGGCGGGGGCGCGTCCCGTGCCTTCGGTGCGATCCGCGACGCCATCAACGCCACCGACCTCACGCAGGGCGTCAAGGTCGAGGTCGGCGAGACCCAGGCGGCCGCCGACCTCACCATCGTCGTGGAGTACCCGGCTCCCATCCAGGAGGTCGCCTCCAGCGTCCGCAACGCGGTCGCTGCTGCCATCACGCGCCTGGTCGGGCTCGAGGTCGTCGAGGTCAACGTCGAGGTCAACGACGTGCACCTGCCCGGTGACGACGACGACAGCGCCGAAGAGTCGCGCGTCGCATGA
- a CDS encoding aldehyde dehydrogenase family protein, with amino-acid sequence MTDVMTSAGVSTGLFIGGEERFTDDVLTVADPAKPGATVGTAAAASVQDVADAVAAAKSAFPAWAAMGAEERARLMADAIAGIADDRDADAAILSQENGKIRFEAWVDALVFEIRWNLALMLAGEVDKGHTLPVVPGAIPVNTEVAYQPLGVVTVIVPFNWPIAILGAALPHALLAGNTAIVKPPPSAPLATTRVVQRVAEKLPPGVLNVVTGKDENMAGLIQNPDIAKVCFTGSVNGGKRIMEMASKTLTRVTLELGGNDAAVFLEDAILDDTHLDRLYAAIFDTTGQICMNAKRVFVHRSRMDELVAGLSARLDKAVIGYGLDEGTTMGPLHQSAQKAFVEEIIQEAKDAGADVREFGDLPGGDLAGGNFLRPAIVVDPDPQLRVVTQEQFGPVIPILPFDSEEEAVRLANDTWGGLCGSVWTGDPASAQRVGSQLVCGYVWVNDHGATRLDLRAPFGGMKQSGFGREQGIEGVRAFQDTRSIATIDPEALAGMAH; translated from the coding sequence ATGACAGATGTGATGACGTCGGCAGGAGTGTCGACGGGCTTGTTCATCGGCGGGGAGGAGCGGTTCACGGACGACGTGCTGACCGTTGCCGACCCGGCGAAGCCGGGAGCGACGGTCGGCACGGCCGCCGCTGCCTCGGTCCAGGATGTCGCCGACGCCGTCGCGGCGGCGAAGTCGGCGTTCCCCGCGTGGGCCGCGATGGGAGCCGAGGAGCGCGCGCGCCTCATGGCCGACGCGATCGCCGGCATCGCCGACGACCGGGACGCCGATGCGGCGATCCTCTCCCAGGAGAACGGGAAGATCCGCTTCGAGGCGTGGGTGGATGCCCTCGTGTTCGAGATCCGGTGGAACCTCGCGCTCATGCTGGCCGGCGAGGTCGACAAGGGCCATACGCTCCCGGTGGTGCCGGGCGCGATCCCGGTGAACACCGAGGTCGCCTACCAGCCCCTCGGGGTCGTGACCGTGATCGTGCCCTTCAACTGGCCGATCGCGATCCTGGGCGCCGCCCTGCCGCACGCGCTCCTCGCGGGCAACACCGCGATCGTGAAGCCGCCGCCCTCGGCGCCGCTGGCGACCACCCGTGTCGTCCAGCGCGTGGCCGAGAAGCTGCCGCCGGGTGTGCTGAACGTGGTCACCGGCAAGGACGAGAACATGGCGGGCCTCATCCAGAACCCCGACATCGCCAAGGTCTGCTTCACAGGAAGCGTCAACGGCGGCAAGCGGATCATGGAGATGGCGTCGAAGACCCTCACCCGCGTGACGCTCGAGCTCGGAGGCAACGACGCGGCGGTGTTCCTCGAGGACGCCATCCTCGACGACACCCACCTGGACCGCCTCTACGCGGCGATCTTCGACACCACCGGCCAGATCTGCATGAACGCCAAGCGCGTGTTCGTGCACCGCTCGCGGATGGACGAGCTCGTGGCGGGACTGTCGGCCCGTCTCGATAAGGCCGTCATCGGGTACGGCCTCGATGAGGGCACCACGATGGGGCCGCTGCACCAGTCGGCGCAGAAGGCATTCGTCGAGGAGATCATCCAGGAGGCCAAGGACGCGGGGGCGGACGTCCGCGAGTTCGGCGACCTGCCCGGCGGCGACCTCGCGGGCGGCAACTTCCTGCGCCCGGCGATCGTCGTCGACCCCGACCCGCAGCTGCGGGTGGTCACGCAGGAGCAGTTCGGTCCCGTCATCCCGATCCTCCCCTTCGACAGCGAGGAGGAGGCCGTGCGACTGGCCAACGACACCTGGGGCGGACTGTGCGGATCGGTCTGGACCGGCGACCCGGCTTCGGCCCAGCGCGTGGGCTCCCAGCTCGTCTGCGGTTACGTCTGGGTCAACGATCACGGCGCGACGCGGCTCGACCTGCGTGCTCCGTTCGGAGGCATGAAGCAGTCCGGCTTCGGCCGGGAGCAGGGGATCGAAGGGGTGCGGGCGTTCCAGGACACCCGCTCCATCGCTACCATCGACCCCGAGGCCCTCGCCGGAATGGCTCACTGA